The genome window AAAACAGCCAGCTAGAGTTGGTAGCTATTAATGACACTTCCGATCCCAGAAGTAATGCTCACTTGCTCAGATACGATTCCATGATGGGAACGTTGAAGAATGTGGACATCAGTGCGGATGAAAATTCCATTACTCTAAATGGGAAGACAGTTAAATGCGTGAGCGATCGCAACCCGCTAAACTTGCCTTGGAAAGATTGGGGTATTGATCTGATTATTGAAGCGACCGGCGTCTTCGTTGACCAAGCTGGTGCATCGAAGCATATCACTGCCGGCGCTAAAAAAGTGCTAATTACCGCTCCCGGCAAGGGTTCTGAAGTTGGCACTTATGTGATGGGAGTCAACGACGACACCTACAAGCACAGTGACTACACAGTCATCAGCAATGCTAGCTGTACCACCAACTGTCTGGCTCCCGTACTGAAGGTGCTGCACGAAAATTTTGGCATCATCAAAGGCATGATGACCACTACTCACAGCTATACTGGCGACCAGCGCTTGCTGGATGCCAGCCACCGCGACTTGCGGCGGGCCCGGGCGGCAGCAATGAATATTGTGCCGACTTCTACCGGAGCAGCCCAAGCTGTGGCTTTGGTGATTCCAGAATTGAAGGGCAAGTTAAACGGTATCGCCATGCGGGTGCCGACTCCCAATGTGTCCGTAGTCGATTTTGTGGCTCAGGTAGAGAAAAAGACTTTTACCGAGCAAGTAAATCAAGTGTTCAAAGAAGCTGCCTCTGGCTCCATGAAAGGGATTTTGGAATACAACGATTTGCCTTTAGTTTCATGCGACTATCGCGGAAGTGATGCTTCTTCGATTCTGGATTCCAGCTTGACGTTGGTGATGGATGGCGACATGGTGAAGCTGTTGGCTTGGTACGACAATGAGTGGGGCTACAGTCAGCGGGTGGTTGACTTGGCTGAATTGGTCGCCGAACGTTGGGAAGCCTAGTACCCGAAGGCAGAAGGCTTTAGTCATTCGGCAGAAGGTAAAAATGCTGACCTGTTTGTACTTGTGAGTCGATTTCTAGCTGACGGGTTATTTCTGTTTTCGAGCGCTAGAGACTTTTGGCAGTCGATAGTTGGCGGGTAGGAGATGAAATATGGTAG of Oscillatoria nigro-viridis PCC 7112 contains these proteins:
- a CDS encoding type I glyceraldehyde-3-phosphate dehydrogenase, which translates into the protein MIRVAINGFGRIGRSFARCWLGRENSQLELVAINDTSDPRSNAHLLRYDSMMGTLKNVDISADENSITLNGKTVKCVSDRNPLNLPWKDWGIDLIIEATGVFVDQAGASKHITAGAKKVLITAPGKGSEVGTYVMGVNDDTYKHSDYTVISNASCTTNCLAPVLKVLHENFGIIKGMMTTTHSYTGDQRLLDASHRDLRRARAAAMNIVPTSTGAAQAVALVIPELKGKLNGIAMRVPTPNVSVVDFVAQVEKKTFTEQVNQVFKEAASGSMKGILEYNDLPLVSCDYRGSDASSILDSSLTLVMDGDMVKLLAWYDNEWGYSQRVVDLAELVAERWEA